One stretch of Candidatus Obscuribacterales bacterium DNA includes these proteins:
- a CDS encoding tripartite tricarboxylate transporter permease produces MYFIEGGLMRKLARMIQVPKHFLLPTIMMMCVIGVFSLNNRVFDMWVLLVFGVLGYIFVKNDIPLAPIVLGYILTDIIEKNWRLATMSTGGDVTPFFTRPISVVLLVLSLVSILYPIIAERISNRRKNNEA; encoded by the coding sequence TGATGTATTTCATAGAGGGTGGGCTGATGAGAAAGCTCGCCCGCATGATCCAGGTACCCAAGCATTTCCTGCTTCCGACCATCATGATGATGTGCGTCATCGGTGTCTTCTCTCTGAACAACCGCGTCTTTGACATGTGGGTCCTGCTGGTCTTCGGTGTCCTAGGCTACATATTCGTAAAGAACGACATTCCCCTCGCTCCAATTGTACTGGGATATATTCTTACCGACATTATCGAGAAAAACTGGCGCTTAGCCACCATGTCGACAGGAGGCGATGTAACTCCCTTCTTTACGCGTCCCATCTCTGTGGTGCTGCTTGTGCTCTCCCTTGTCTCCATTCTCTATCCGATCATCGCTGAAAGAATCTCTAATAGGAGAAAGAACAATGAAGCATGA